The nucleotide window TACCCGCTGGACCTGAAGAAAGCCAAGGCCCTGCTGACCAAGGCCGGCCTGGGCGATGGCTTCAGCACTACCATCTGGACCCGCCCGTCGGGCAGCCTGCTCAACCCCAACCCCAGCCTTGGCGCGCAGATGCTGCAGGCCGACCTGGCCAAGATCGGCGTCAAGGCCGAGATCCGCGTAATCGAATGGGGCGAGTTGATCCGCCGCGCCAAGGCCGGCGAGCACGACCTGCTGTTCATGGGCTGGGCGGGCGACAACGGCGACCCGGACAACTTCCTCAGCCCGCAGTTTTCCTGCGCTGCGGTCGAGTCGGGGACCAACTTTGCCCGCTTCTGCGACAACCGCCTGGACCAGCTGATCAGCGCCGGGCGCACCACCAACGACCAGAGTGTGCGTAGCCGGCTGTACCAGCAGGCGCAGACGTTGATCCAGCAACAGGCGCTGTGGGTACCGCTGGCGCACCCGAAGGCGGCGACGCTGCTGCGCCAAGGTGTGGAGGGGTACCAGGTGAGCCCCTTCGGGCGGCTGGATTTCAGCAAGGTGTCGGTGACCAAGTAACCCTGTGCTGGCCTTCTCGCGGGCTTGCCCGCGAGAGGGCCAGCACAGGCAGTACCAAGGCCTAAGCCACAATCCACCCATTCTCGACCATCGACAACGGCTCCCCGTCGCCGATGATGATGTGGTCCAGCACCCGCACGTCGATCAACGCCAACCCCCGCTTCAGCGACAAGGTCAGATGCACATCGTCCTGGCTCGGCTCGTTGTTGCCTGAAGGGTGGTTGTGGCACAGGATCATCGCCGCCGCGTTGTGCAGCAGTGCCCGGCGCACTACCTCCCGTGGGTAGACACTGGCCCGGTCTATCGTGCCCCTGAACAGGATCTCAAACGCCAATGGGCGGTGCTTGGTATCCAGAAACAGGCAACCGAACACCTCACTGATCTCATGGCGCAACATGGCCTTGAGATAGCGCCGCACCGCCGCTGGTCCCTCTAGCGCCGGTGCGCGCTCGAGGTTCTCATCCAGATAACGCCGACCAATCTCCAACAGCGCCTGTAACTGTGCGTATTTCACAGTGCCAATGCCCGGCTCGCGCAGCACCGCTTCGCGTTCGGCCTCAAGAAACTGCCTCAGCCCGCCAAAACGCACCAGCAGCCCTCGCGCAAGGTCCAGCACATTGCGCCCGGCAACCCCCGAGCCCAGCAATACGGCGAGCAACTCTGCATCCGAGAGCGCAGCAGCCCCGCGCAGCAGCAACTTCTCCCGCGGCCGTTCTTGCGCCGGCCATTCCCTGATATTCATCCCCGCCCCCTGCCCTTGCTGCGGCCCATTTCGACCCTGTGTTAATCTATTTCGCCTCGTACATGCGACGTACTGCCGCAGGCAATTTCAAACGTCGCCGCCCGCTCTCACTGGAAAAAGGCAAGCCTATGCAGCGGCTGTATCGCAAGCGCATCGTTCTCGGCGTGGGTGGCGGCATTGCCGCCTACAAAAGCGCCGAGCTGATCCGCCGTCTCCTGGAGCACGGCGCGCAGGTGCGCGTCGTCATGACCCGTGGTGGTGCCGAGTTCATCACCCCGCTGACCCTGCAGGCGCTGTCGGGCCACCCGGTGCACATGGACCTGCTTGACCCTGCCGCAGAAGCGGCCATGGGCCATATCGAACTGGCCAAGTGGGCCGACCTGGTGCTGATCGCCCCGGCCACGGCCGACCTCATGGCGCGCATGGCCCAAGGCATGGCCGACGACCTGCTGACCACGCTGGTGCTGGCCACTGACGCCACCGTCGCCGTAGCCCCGGCCATGAACCAGGCCATGTGGCGCGACCCGGCTACCCAGGCCAACCTCGAACTGCTCAAGAGCCGTGGCATCCAGGTGTTCGGCCCGGCGTCCGGCAGCCAGGCCTGTGGCGACGTGGGCCTGGGCCGCATGCTCGAAGCCACCGACCTGGCCTGGTGCGCCGCAGAAAGCTTCAAGCGCCAGGCGCTGACCGGCAAGCACGTGCTGATCACCGCCGGCCCGACCCAGGAAAACATCGACCCGGTGCGCTACATCACCAATCATAGCTCCGGCAAGATGGGCTTCGCCTTGGCCGAAGCGGCTGCCGAGGCCGGGGCTCGGGTCACCCTCGTTACCGGCCCTGTGCACCTGCCAACCCCCGACCGGGTCAGCCGCATCGACGTGGTCAGCGCGCGGGACATGCTCGCGGCCTGTGAAGCGGCCATGCCGTGCGACCTGTTCATCGCCTCGGCGGCGGTTGCGGACTACCGCCCGGAGGTCGTTGCCACGCAAAAGTTGAAGAAAGATCCTACGACCGGCGACGGCATGCTGCTGCAGATGGTGCGCAATCCCGATATCCTTGCCACCATTGCTGGCCGCAGCGACCGCCCGTTCAGCGTCGGCTTCGCCGCCGAAACCGAACACCTGCTCGATTACGCCACGCGCAAGCTCAAGGACAAGAACCTCGACCTGATCGTCGCCAATGATGTGGCCAACCCCAGCATCGGCTTCAACAGCGAAGAAAACGCCTTGACCGTGATCGACCGCCAGCAGCACCAGACCCTCTTCGCGCAGACCAGCAAGGGCAAGATCGCCCGGCAACTGGTCGCCTTCATCGCCGATCGGCTCAATCAGGTTCAATAAGTTACATGCACGCTCTTCAAGCCAAGATCCTCGACCCACGCCTGGGTACCGAATTCCCCCTGCCGGCCTACGCCACCCCCGGCTCCGCCGGCCTGGACCTGCGCGCCCTGCTCAAGGAGGACACCGTCCTCGAGCCAGGCCAGACCCTGCTGATCCCTACCGGCCTGTCGATCTACATCGGCGACCCGGGCCTGGCGGCGATGATCCTGCCGCGCTCGGGCCTGGGCCATAAGCACGGCATCGTGCTGGGCAACCTGGTCGGCCTGATCGACTCGGACTACCAAGGCGAGCTGATGGTGTCGTGCTGGAACCGTGGCAATACGCCGTTCACCATCGCGGTTGGCGAACGTATCGCCCAGCTGGTGCTGGTCCCGGTGGTACAGGCCCACTTCAACATCGTCGAAGCGTTCGATGAAAGCCAGCGTGGCGCTGGCGGCTTCGGTCACTCTGGCAGCCACTGAGCCGGCAAATGACCGTTCAGGCCAAGGATGGCGAACTCTCTGGCGAAAGCACCGTCCAAGCGTTCAGTTTGCGCCTGCCCAGACAGCCTTTGACTAATGGAGCTTCCAGAGATGAACGATATGGCCCACCTGGTCCCCGCCGCACTACCCGACAGCATTTTCCGCGCGTATGACATCCGCGGCGTGGTCGGCAAAACCCTCCACGCCGAAACCGCCTACTGGATCGGCCGCGCCATCGGCGCGCAGAGCCTGGCCCAGGGTGAACCGCAGGTTTCTGTAGGCCGCGATGGCCGCCTGTCGGGCCCAATGCTGGTCGAACAGCTGATCAAGGGCCTGGTCGACGCCGGTTGCCAGGTCAGCGACGTCGGCCTGGTGCCCACCCCGGCGCTGTACTACGCGGCCAACGTGCTGGCCGGCAAGTCGGGCGTGATGCTGACCGGCAGCCACAACCCGTCAGACTACAACGGTTTCAAGATCGTCATCGCCGGCGACACCCTGGCCAATGAACAGATCCAGGCCCTGCTGAGCCGCCTGAAAACCAACGACCTGACCTTGGCCGAAGGCCGCGTGGAAAAAGTCGAAATCCTGGAGCGTTATTTCCAGCAGATCGTCAGCGACGTGAAACTGGCCAAAAAACTCAAAGTAGTGGTGGACTGCGGCAACGGCGCTGCCGGCGTGGTCGCGCCGCAGCTGATCGAAGCCCTGGGCTGTGAAGTGATCCCGCTGTTCTGCGAGGTCGACGGCAACTTCCCCAACCACCACCCGGACCCGGGCAAGCCGGAAAACCTCGAAGACCTGATCGCCAAGGTCAAGGAGACCGGTGCCGACATCGGCCTGGCCTTCGACGGTGACGGCGACCGCGTCGGCGTGGTGACCAACACCGGCAGCATCGTCTACCCGGACCGCCTGCTGATGCTGTTTGCCCAGGACGTGCTGGCACGCAACCCGGGCGCCGAGATCATCTTCGACGTCAAATGCACCCGTCGCCTGACCCCGCTGATCGAACAGCACGGCGGCCGCGCACTGATGTGGAAGACCGGCCATTCGTTGATCAAGAAGAAGATGAAACAGACCGGTTCGCTGCTGGCCGGCGAAATGAGCGGTCACATCTTCATCAAGGAACGCTGGTACGGTTTCGATGATGGTATCTACAGCGCTGCGCGCCTGCTGGAGATCCTCAGCAAGGCCGGGCAGAGCGCCGAAAACCTGTTTGCCGCCTTCCCGAACGATATTTCCACGCCGGAAATCAATATTGATGTGACCGACGAGGGTAAATTCAGCATCATTGATGCACTGCAACGCGACGCCGACTGGGGCGCAGCCAGCCTGACCACCATCGACGGTGTGCGGGTCGACTATCCCCACGGCTGGGGCCTGGTTCGCGCCTCCAACACCACCCCGGTGCTGGTGCTGCGCTTCGAGGCCGATAGCGACGCCGAGTTGCAACGTATCAAGGACGTTTTCCGTACCCAGTTGCTGCGGGTTGAGCCTGAGCTGCAACTGCCGTTCTGACCGACTATCTGTTCCTTACAGGAGCCCTGCATGACCCTCGATCGCGATGCCGCTTCCCATGTAGCCGAGGTTTTGTCCGAAGCACTGCCTTACATCCGCCGCTTTGTCGGCAAGACCCTGGTGATCAAGTACGGCGGCAACGCGATGGAAAGCGAGGAGCTGAAAACAGGCTTCGCCCGTGACATCGTGCTGATGAAGGCTGTGGGCATCAACCCGGTGGTGGTCCACGGTGGTGGCCCGCAGATCGGCGACCTGCTCAAGCGCCTGTCGATCGAAAGCCACTTCATCGACGGCATGCGTGTCACCGACTCGGCGACCATGGACGTGGTGGAGATGGTGCTGGGTGGCCAGGTCAACAAGGACATCGTCAACCTGATCAACCGCCACGGCGGCAGCGCCATCGGCCTGACCGGCAAGGACGCGGAGCTGATCCGCGCCCGCAAGCTGACCGTCAGCCGCCAGACGCCTGAGATGACCACCCCCGAAATCATCGACATCGGCCACGTGGGCGAAGTGGTGAGCGTGAACACCGACCTGCTGAACATGCTGGTGAAGGGTGACTTCATCCCGGTGATCGCGCCGATCGGCGTGGGCGCCAACGGTGAGTCATACAACATCAACGCCGACCTGGTGGCGGGCAAGGTAGCCGAGGCGCTGAAAGCCGAGAAGCTGATGCTGCTGACCAACATCGCCGGCCTGATGGACAAGCAGGGCCAGGTACTGACCGGCCTGACCACCGAGCAGGTCAACGAACTGATCGCCGACGGCACCATCTACGGCGGAATGCTGCCGAAGATCAAGTGCGCACTGGATGCGGTGCAGGGCGGCGTGAACAGCTCGCACATCATCGACGGCCGCGTACCGAACGCGGTGCTGTTGGAAATCTTCACCGACAGCGGCGTGGGTACCCTGATTACCAATCGCAAGCCACGCTGATCGTTGACCTGTCCCGGCCTCATCGCCGGCAAGCCAGCTCCCACAGGATCTTCATCGCGCTCAAAGGCAGCGCGGTACCTGTGGGAGCGGGCAAGCCCGCGAAGAGGCAGGAACTGGCGGCACAAAAAAAGGCGACCTTCACACGAAGGTCGCCTTTTTATTTACCCGGCCAGGATCAGATCCCGTACTGCGCCCGGTAAGCCTCGACAGCCGGCAGATGCTGCTTGAGCTGTGGGTCATCGGCCAGGAACTCCAGCACCTGGGTCAGCGAAACGATGCTGACCACCGGGATACCGAAGTCGCGTTCCACTTCCTGGATCGCCGACAGTTCGCCATTGCCACGCTCTTCGCGGTTCAGCGCGATCAGCACGCCAGCGGCCTTGGCCTGCTGGGCGTTGATGATCTGCATGACCTCGCGGATAGCGGTACCGGCGGTGATCACGTCGTCGATGATCAGCACATCACCGGCCAGCGGCGCGCCGACCAGGCTGCCGCCTTCGCCGTGGTCCTTGGCTTCCTTGCGGTTGAAGCACCATGGCACGTCGAGCTGATGTTGATCGGCAAGGGCCACGGCAGTGGTCGCCGCCAGAGGGATACCCTTGTAGGCCGGGCCGAACAGCACGTCGAACGGGATCTTGCTGTCGACGATGGCTGCGGCATAGCACCGCCCCAGCTCGGCCAATGCAGAACCGGTGTTGAACAGGCCGGCATTGAAGAAATACGGGCTGGTACGCCCCGATTTCAGGGTGAATTCACCGAAACGCAGTACCCCGCGATCGATGGCAAAACGGATAAAGTCGCGCTGATACGGCTGCATGAATAGTCCCGGACACCACGGATTTAGCTAAATGGGTTGAGCTCGGGTATCATACACGCACGAGATTTTTGGGGCCATTTATGCGGATCATCAGTGTGAACGTAAATGGCATTCAGGCTGCGGCCGAGCGTGGTTTGCTCAGCTGGCTACAAGCCCAGAATGCCGACGTCATCTGCCTTCAGGATACCCGCGCCTCGGCCTTTGAACTCGATGACCCAGCTTTCCAGCTCGATGGCTATTTCCTTTATGCCTGCGACGCGGAGGTGCCTGCCCAAGGTGGTGTGGCCCTTTACTCGCGCATGCAGCCCAAGGCAGTCATCACCGGCCTGGGCTTCGAGACAGCCGACCGCTACGGGCGTTACCTGCAAGCAGATTTCGACAAAGTCAGTATTGCCAGCCTGCTGCTGCCTTCGGGCATGAACGGCGACGAAGACTTGAACCAGAAGTTCAAGTTGATGGACGACTTCGCCAAGTACCTGGACAAACAGCGTCGCAAACGTCGCGAATACATCTACTGCGGCTCGTTCTACGTGGCGCAGCAGAAGCTCGATATCAAGAACTGGCGTGACAGCCAGCAGTCGCCGGGCTTCCTGGCGCCGGAACGCGCCTGGATGGATGCGATCACCGGTGAGATGGGTTA belongs to Pseudomonas putida NBRC 14164 and includes:
- the radC gene encoding RadC family protein: MNIREWPAQERPREKLLLRGAAALSDAELLAVLLGSGVAGRNVLDLARGLLVRFGGLRQFLEAEREAVLREPGIGTVKYAQLQALLEIGRRYLDENLERAPALEGPAAVRRYLKAMLRHEISEVFGCLFLDTKHRPLAFEILFRGTIDRASVYPREVVRRALLHNAAAMILCHNHPSGNNEPSQDDVHLTLSLKRGLALIDVRVLDHIIIGDGEPLSMVENGWIVA
- the coaBC gene encoding bifunctional phosphopantothenoylcysteine decarboxylase/phosphopantothenate--cysteine ligase CoaBC, whose product is MQRLYRKRIVLGVGGGIAAYKSAELIRRLLEHGAQVRVVMTRGGAEFITPLTLQALSGHPVHMDLLDPAAEAAMGHIELAKWADLVLIAPATADLMARMAQGMADDLLTTLVLATDATVAVAPAMNQAMWRDPATQANLELLKSRGIQVFGPASGSQACGDVGLGRMLEATDLAWCAAESFKRQALTGKHVLITAGPTQENIDPVRYITNHSSGKMGFALAEAAAEAGARVTLVTGPVHLPTPDRVSRIDVVSARDMLAACEAAMPCDLFIASAAVADYRPEVVATQKLKKDPTTGDGMLLQMVRNPDILATIAGRSDRPFSVGFAAETEHLLDYATRKLKDKNLDLIVANDVANPSIGFNSEENALTVIDRQQHQTLFAQTSKGKIARQLVAFIADRLNQVQ
- the dut gene encoding dUTP diphosphatase: MHALQAKILDPRLGTEFPLPAYATPGSAGLDLRALLKEDTVLEPGQTLLIPTGLSIYIGDPGLAAMILPRSGLGHKHGIVLGNLVGLIDSDYQGELMVSCWNRGNTPFTIAVGERIAQLVLVPVVQAHFNIVEAFDESQRGAGGFGHSGSH
- the argB gene encoding acetylglutamate kinase, which codes for MTLDRDAASHVAEVLSEALPYIRRFVGKTLVIKYGGNAMESEELKTGFARDIVLMKAVGINPVVVHGGGPQIGDLLKRLSIESHFIDGMRVTDSATMDVVEMVLGGQVNKDIVNLINRHGGSAIGLTGKDAELIRARKLTVSRQTPEMTTPEIIDIGHVGEVVSVNTDLLNMLVKGDFIPVIAPIGVGANGESYNINADLVAGKVAEALKAEKLMLLTNIAGLMDKQGQVLTGLTTEQVNELIADGTIYGGMLPKIKCALDAVQGGVNSSHIIDGRVPNAVLLEIFTDSGVGTLITNRKPR
- the pyrE gene encoding orotate phosphoribosyltransferase; protein product: MQPYQRDFIRFAIDRGVLRFGEFTLKSGRTSPYFFNAGLFNTGSALAELGRCYAAAIVDSKIPFDVLFGPAYKGIPLAATTAVALADQHQLDVPWCFNRKEAKDHGEGGSLVGAPLAGDVLIIDDVITAGTAIREVMQIINAQQAKAAGVLIALNREERGNGELSAIQEVERDFGIPVVSIVSLTQVLEFLADDPQLKQHLPAVEAYRAQYGI
- a CDS encoding exodeoxyribonuclease III, with protein sequence MRIISVNVNGIQAAAERGLLSWLQAQNADVICLQDTRASAFELDDPAFQLDGYFLYACDAEVPAQGGVALYSRMQPKAVITGLGFETADRYGRYLQADFDKVSIASLLLPSGMNGDEDLNQKFKLMDDFAKYLDKQRRKRREYIYCGSFYVAQQKLDIKNWRDSQQSPGFLAPERAWMDAITGEMGYVDALREVSREGDQYSWWPDNEQAEMLNLGYRFDYQILTPGLRRFVRNARLPRQPRFSQHAPLIVDYDWTLTI